In a genomic window of Thalassotalea piscium:
- a CDS encoding cytochrome b/b6 domain-containing protein, translated as MKHQYQQVYIWSRYLRLFHWANVLIITILLALGLVIYNAKTLGISVDGKVLLKTIHVLTGYIFATNLIIRIIFGFIGKGYERWHNVLPFAKGFTQELIEFKKHPNTKYKGHSPLGKLMVGALLLTMSIQMLSGLVLAGTDIYYPPFGQYFAKSIAIESDKLDLIKPYSTENVDQQAYKEMRAIRAPFITAHVYSFFTLLFLIPLHIIGVIMSERKERTAILSAMINGYKYLPKNNDESS; from the coding sequence ATGAAACATCAATACCAACAAGTGTATATTTGGAGTAGATACTTACGACTATTCCACTGGGCTAATGTGCTAATCATTACCATACTGTTAGCACTTGGGCTAGTTATCTACAATGCTAAAACTCTTGGAATAAGCGTTGATGGAAAAGTCTTACTTAAAACAATTCATGTTCTCACCGGCTATATATTTGCTACTAATTTAATAATTAGAATTATTTTTGGTTTCATTGGTAAAGGCTACGAGCGTTGGCATAACGTACTCCCCTTTGCTAAAGGCTTTACTCAAGAATTAATTGAATTTAAAAAGCATCCTAATACTAAATATAAAGGCCATAGCCCCTTAGGAAAGCTTATGGTTGGTGCTTTATTATTAACAATGTCTATTCAAATGCTAAGTGGTTTAGTGCTAGCAGGCACAGATATATATTACCCACCATTTGGCCAATATTTTGCAAAAAGTATTGCTATTGAAAGTGACAAGCTTGACTTGATCAAGCCCTATTCCACAGAGAATGTTGACCAACAAGCCTACAAAGAAATGCGAGCAATACGAGCCCCTTTTATCACAGCACATGTTTATTCTTTCTTTACCTTATTGTTCTTAATTCCTTTACATATTATTGGGGTAATAATGAGTGAACGAAAAGAAAGAACAGCTATACTCTCTGCAATGATTAATGGTTATAAATACTTACCTAAGAACAATGATGAATCTAGCTAA